The DNA window AGAAACTaagattaaaatgtattaagcCCACATATTTATGGTACACTTTCGGTTAAAGAAATCAAAAGTGTTTGATATTTTAGAGCCGAAGCGGTACtgagtatattttttatactttcataaaatgttttttgaacGCTTTTCTGTACAGTATTATGTAATGGTATTAATAGTATTATGTaacagaaatatatttttcaaatcgCCTTATAATGCTTCGAATCCTACCCATTGGTGTCGAAAGCTATGTACAGTTAGCGTAAGGGATTTGTATGTTTATGAAACTGACTGATAATACGTGTAGGGCTCCAGTTTGGTTCCCAGTTTTTATGGCTAAGATGGTTATTACCTACTTATTTCACAGTTGGAACTAACCCTCTCTCAAGCATGGCAAATAGCTTTACAATTAATACGGGGATTAACATTCGAAAGctaacgataaaaaaattgaggGGTGTGCGAGAAAAATGCcaagttaaaaaagaaaaaaatgctgGAACTTGCtgtgttaaaataataattacgtATATATTGCACTTAGGTTGTGATTTATCTGAAAAATCCCATTTTCTTGTAGAATTTGTTTAGCCACGCCAGTTTAGTAAAACTGGTTATCTATTATCTAACAGTGGTTATCTATTAATGGGTGATTTCAATTATTCGACAATAGACACGCAATACTCGTGTTGTctaatttcaataaatatgaaaagtgTAGTGTCAGACTTAATTTATGGCGAATAAAATGGTGGCTTAACGGTCTTCTGCTCATGTGCAGTGTCTTAGTTGTAAATATGTTACTTTaataaccaaaaaatatttggatAATTAACTTTTTCCTGTTTAAGTCGATAGAAAAAATTAGTGGAGAAATCGAAACGCTTTTTACATACAAGCTAGGATTGCTCGGAAGAGATCGACTGATAAATGGAAGTTTTGAATTCCAAGTAGACTTAGATGAGGCATTCGAAGTTATATTTgaaagtttataaaaacaaaaagccatgCGAATTTTTTAGCACCtattatattacatattttCTAATATTGTCTACCGAGTGAAATTCCCTTTCGTCCGGTAGGGAGATGTGCCCGTTTTAAAAAGGTGATTATTATGTGAAAAATGGTCAAGTTTCTACACAGGATTGACCGACAATTATGTTCCGAGGGTTTAACCAACCCGGATTACCTATTTAAGGAACCACCGTATTACTGGTGGACTTTAGATTACGTTTAATATAACAGACAAAATAACAGAGTAATCAACATTTtcaaagaaataaacaaaaacgaaaaaaaacagCAGGCAGTTTATTTAATAGATGATGATTCGATTGGAACACTTGTGGTCGTTGTCCATGCTAGCGACCTTTTAAGTTCTGTCGAATTggaaaaaaaatacctaaCATCTTAGTTTGGTCTGaccatttataaatttaaaaacaaatgttgccttcttttattttttgggtttgGGCTTGATATGATTTATCGAATTCTATTACatattctaaaaaaagaaCATATTCATTATAAACCTTataaagtaaattatttatatccatgtataataaaaacatgGAACTTTGTTGTGTGTATGTATAGCCaagccatttttatatatttttcttaatctttTGATTACAGGTTATAGTTACAGCTAAAATGATTGCATTCGAAATTTTTTCCTTTCGTTTACACGGGGTATgcgcatatgtatatattttgctaaggtttttaaaattgtaatcgAATCTTTAATAAGGTtcacataaatatttacatgcaCACGTGCACATACACTTTTAAGATttagtaattattttttatcgcttTCACGTTTCCAGTTCAGATCCATTTATAAGGCTCGTCCCAAGCAACCGTTTCCAGCGTCGGAACTCAATCTTGTATCTAGTGAAGAGAGATTATGTCGCATACTTCAAATACAATTGTTAATCGGGCTATAATTACATCAGATTAATCAGAACAGCAATGACAGTTACAGCCGAATACAATCAACTCAACGATTAAAACTGAAACAAAGGGCAGGCAGAAGCATTTGCGGTGGACAGCGACAATTAACACATGCACCAGCCGATCAACACATCTGCGACAGGTTCGAATTGCGTAACAACTAAACACTAAAGTAAGCTTTAATATCTAACCAGCACCCAGAAGCCCGTGGCATCATCCCGCCGGAAGTAGCGAGGCCGATTGTCCCTGAAGACGGTGACGGCGGGAAACTGGTTCTCCTGTATAAACCTTATGGTTGCTCGCGTCTGAAAAAGAAACAAGTACCATGATTAAAACgaaaaagtcataaaaaacCTTCAAGAAAAAGCCAAAACTAATTGGAGGAAACTAACTGTTCGCCCCCTATTACATCCACTCCCCTTTTGCAGAAAAAGTGATTAAGAGTTACCTATCGATGTCTGATTTCAAAATGTAGTCATGCAAAACTGGTTTGGTAGGGTCTGAACACGGTTAAAGGCAATCGAATGACcctttgaaatatttgaattcaaaatatacACCATAGCATCAAATTTCCGctggaaaaatgttttcttttttaaacgTGACATCTCCGCGCAGACATTTTTTTCAGAAGGGCGGAGCATTGACTTTTTAATCCCCGTTAATCAATGAGGAGTTGTCGTTTTTAAGGACAAAAATTACGACAAAATACACTGGGCGGATATTGGGCATTTTCTCTGTGTGGTTCTCGGCGCTAACACACCTGGGGCGCAAAGTGTGGTGGCTCCACGTCGGGACTGGAGGACAGGTGCTGAAGCAGAAACTCATCCGTTTGGGATAACCACAGATCGGCGCCGCGCAGCGGATCGTAGTTAAAGGGCCCAATACGAAGCATGCCTAGCGAGGAGTCGTATACATCCAGGACCTATGGGCACAAGCCATTAGCAATGTGGCAAGTTGGGATCAAGTTTGACTTACCGACTGCGCTCCCATAAAAATGCGAGCATCGCGCAGTTCCCGATCTGGTCCTCGGTCCGGAAAAGAGGCCGGGAAGATCTCGCCAGTCTTGATGTTGACTCCCACGCCATAAATGATCGGGCAGCTTATCTCGCCGCGCATCATGGTGTTCAACTCGCCCACGCAGGCCTGCGTCAGATCGATCTCAAGTAGGTGATTGTGGAATGATTCTGAAGCACGAATATGACCACGAAAATTGTTTaagtttcaaaaatattagtaAAGGTATTAACAGTTGGGGATATGTGGGCACTTTTACAAATCGTAAGATTTTGGCTTTGAGGGGCGctcattattaatttataaataattcgtaaatatttaagtattatTTCTAAAGTGAAGGGTTTGTGAAGCAAACAAGGGTTTCACTCACGCATGATGCTAAAGAAGACGTCCTCGCCGTAGCCCTTGGCATCCCGGTAGCCACCAATCAGCTGCAACTCGATGCGACCCTCAGGATAGCCGACGGCCAGCTCCTGAACCCGCGACACCATGGTGCACACAGCCTCGTCCACGCCGCTGCCATCGAAGTGGGCCAGAGCCACAGCGCCTGATCCTGCCGTGGAATGGTGGGAGTTAGCCAGGTTAATGAGCCAAATGAAGCTTATTTATGGGAAACCTACCCGAGTGTCGGACCACGACGATAATACAGGTGGTGGCATCGTCGGCGCCGATAATGTTGACGTGCTTGTCGTGTGGAGCGGAGGCGGCCATTTCC is part of the Drosophila biarmipes strain raj3 chromosome 2R, RU_DBia_V1.1, whole genome shotgun sequence genome and encodes:
- the LOC108029648 gene encoding protein N-terminal asparagine amidohydrolase isoform X2, with the translated sequence MVLVLNGVLQDDCPMDTNSLFLQHPVYRDYAQQLHSIQAKSVGPVGLLYVGQREMAASAPHDKHVNIIGADDATTCIIVVVRHSGSGAVALAHFDGSGVDEAVCTMVSRVQELAVGYPEGRIELQLIGGYRDAKGYGEDVFFSIMQSFHNHLLEIDLTQACVGELNTMMRGEISCPIIYGVGVNIKTGEIFPASFPDRGPDRELRDARIFMGAQSVLDVYDSSLGMLRIGPFNYDPLRGADLWLSQTDEFLLQHLSSSPDVEPPHFAPQTRATIRFIQENQFPAVTVFRDNRPRYFRRDDATGFWVLIQD
- the LOC108029648 gene encoding protein N-terminal asparagine amidohydrolase isoform X1; translated protein: MVLVLNGVLQDDCPMDTNSLFLQHPVYRDYAQQLHSIQAKSVGPVGLLYVGQREMAASAPHDKHVNIIGADDATTCIIVVVRHSGSGAVALAHFDGSGVDEAVCTMVSRVQELAVGYPEGRIELQLIGGYRDAKGYGEDVFFSIMQSFHNHLLEIDLTQACVGELNTMMRGEISCPIIYGVGVNIKTGEIFPASFPDRGPDRELRDARIFMGAQSVLDVYDSSLGMLRIGPFNYDPLRGADLWLSQTDEFLLQHLSSSPDVEPPHFAPQTRATIRFIQENQFPAVTVFRDNRPRYFRRDDATGFWVLVRY
- the LOC108029337 gene encoding LOW QUALITY PROTEIN: uncharacterized protein LOC108029337 (The sequence of the model RefSeq protein was modified relative to this genomic sequence to represent the inferred CDS: inserted 3 bases in 2 codons; substituted 3 bases at 3 genomic stop codons), translated to MPSQSASPIFRSIEKISGEIETLFTYKLGLLGRDRLINGSFEFQVDLDEAFEVIFESXYKNKKPCEFFSTYYITYFLILSTEXNSLSSGREMCPFXKGDYYVKNGQVSTQDXPTIMFRGFNQXRITYLRNHRITGGL